AGAATGGAAGGCATCGCTTCAGGTAGGTAGACTTTAAAAATGATTTGGCGGATATTCGCCCCCATCGATAAGGCCGCCTCAATGACCCCTTTATTCACTTCTCTTAAGGAAGTTTCAACTAGCCGAGCGAAAAATGGCGCAGCCCCAACGATTAAAGGTACGGTTGCAGCCGTAGAGCCAATCGGTGTCCCTACTATTTTACGAGTAAAAGGAATTAATAAAACCATCAAAATAATGAATGGTATTGAACGGAAAACATTCACGATGACAGATAAGATGATATTGAGTATACGGTTTTCTAATAATTGTCCCTTATCCGTTAGAACCAAAAAGATTCCTAATGGTATTCCAAGGATGACGGTAAATAAACCCGATATTCCAACCATATATAATGTTTCTAACGCTGCTTCAAATAGCTGCGTCCATTCACTTGGTTCCAACCACATTCTCCACCACCTCCACTTCTACCCCGCAATTTGAGAGAAATTGAATCGATTCGTTTAATTTATCTACTGTTGTCTTCACTTGAATATATAACGAACCATAGGAAGAACCTTGAACATATTGAATGTTTCCTTCTAAAATATTGGCCTCAACATCTAATGTTTTCACCCAGCGACTAATAATTGGCTGGTTGGCGTTTTCACCGACAAATTTACATTTTAAAATGTAACTTCCTTTTTCCAACGGGATTTGGCGAATGGTTTCTTCTGTATCCATATGTTCAGTTACTTGCTTGACAAACTCTTTAGTAATTTGTTGTTTTGGGTGGGTGAACACCTCTAGTACAGGGCCTTCTTCAACAATTTCTCCTTGATCGATCACAGCTACTTTATGACAAATTTTTTGAATCACATGCATCTCATGAGTAATTAAGATAATGGTAATTCCCATTTTTCGATTAATCTCTTGCAACAGCTCAAGGATTGAATCCGTCGTTTTGGGATCAAGCGCGGAAGTAGCTTCATCACTTAACAATACCTTTGGACGGTTCGCCAAAGCTCTAGCAATCCCTACTCTTTGTTTTTGCCCACCACTTAATTCTGAAGGATAGGCATTTGCCCTTTCTGTTAAACCAACAAGATCGATTAACTCATTCACCCTTTGATTGATCTCTTCTTTTGGTACACCAGCAATTTCTAAAGGAAAGGCAATATTCTCAAAAACCGTTCGGGACCATAATAAATTAAAGTGTTGAAAGATCATCCCAACTTCCTGTCTCGCTTTACGAAGTTCCTTCTGACTTAATCGGTTCATTTGGCGACCATCTACCCAAATTTCCCCTTCTGTTGGCTCTTCTAACATATTGATTAAGCGGATCAATGTACTTTTCCCAGCCCCAGAGTAACCAATGATCCCATAGATTTCACCTTTTTCGATTTCTAAATTAATTTCCTTTAAGGCAACAACTTCTTCTTTGTTACCGTTATATACTTTTTTCACCTTATGAAGTCGAATCAATTCTATTCACCACTTTCTATGTCACAACAAAGCTTGTTGATATTTTTCTACATTGACAAAATAAAAATCCTTTCTGAAAAACTCAGAAAGGATCCCTAATTTTAACGAAAGTCCTTTCCTTATCTTTCAGAACAAAAAGTCCTGCAGGAATTGGCACCTTCCCATAATATTATGGTAGGTTGCCGGGCTTCATAGGGCCAGTCCCTCCACCTCTCTAGATAAGGATACAACACTTATTCACTTCATCAAATCAATGCTTCATAACAGATGAATAAATAGTACCACCTCATAATAAAACTGTCAACAAAAATTTTATAACGAAAATTATGGATAAATATTACAAAACTTTTCGTAGGAATGAAAGAGTACGCTCATTTTGAGGAGCATTAAATATTCTTCTGATAGGTTTATGGATGACACTTCAAATGGCTGTCTATTCATAGATCATCATATTATTCGACTGATGTCGTCATCTTCTACTTTGTCTTAAGTTTTAGCTTAACGCTACTAACCAACTTGATTGAAAAAAATGAATCAAGACTTAAAATGAGAAAAAGGAGCCTCGAACTCCCTTTTCTTTCATATTGCAGTAACTTTTTTTGATCTTCGTGAGATAAAATCAATCTTTTTGGCTAAATGATAAAGTTGTTGGGTTGTTTTTGTTTTTATGACAATCTTTTTCGTACCAGATAATTCTTTAAAACAAGATATTGTTAGTTTATTGGGTTCATACTTTACCGATTGAATGGCTTTTGCTGGAATGTCTATGTAAGCATATTTTGGTTCTAAAAAACCAATAAATAATCTCTTACTATAGACTACCACATCTAAGTCTGCAAGATACCGATGATAATCGGTTATTAATTCTTTTACCTTTCCATTATAGAGAATAAAATCAAATCCATCGGTTTGCAGCTGAATGATATTAGATTGTTCCTTTTTGGCCGTTTTTGGTTTTTTAACTAAAAAGTAATAACTGATGAGTAAGAAAAGAAGGATCAAAAATATCGTTATAAACCCGATCACGGTTATCATTCTTTTCTCTCCTTTCAGGAGTTAAAGCTTCCGTTATTCCTTCCCTTTTTTTGCTTTTCTTTTTAATTTTGGTGAGGATTGAACCATTTGTTCTACCATATCAATATGAGGCGGGATTTTTTGTTCTTGATCCTTTTTCAAATGGATTCCCCTCCTTTTCCTTTGTTAAAGTTACGTTACCCGATTCATGAAACCATTATTCGATGAATCAATCACTTCCATTTATTCACAATGAATCAAAAAATTATTAAAATAAATTGATAAAATTAATTCAATTGATGATTGAAATTTATCGAATAGTTGCATAACATATAATAAAAAGAAATTAGAAGTTAGAAGTTAGATTAGATAAATTGGCGAGAAGCCAATTTTTATCATTGAATGCGAGGGGAAAAAATAATGGAATACCTCTGTCCATTATGTGAAAAAAAACTAACTAAAATTGAAGAAGGTTGCGAAAAATTGCATCAATGGTTTGCAGAACTTAAGGGTAAAACATTATGGAGGATTCGTTATCTGAATAAGTATGAGTATATCTTTTTGTCTGAAGATGACTTTCAGCGTTTACAACAGCAAGGTGCTATGATTTTAGATGAGACTACCCATTGGGAACAGTTTGACCCTGATAATTTTTCGGGAATTACAACATCAGGAGATCGCGTCTCGATATTTGAAGAATAAAATTGGTCATTTAAAATCCCCTATATAGTAAACAGATCTCTATTCTGTCTAATATAAGGGGATCATATTATGTCAAAAGGTTTTTCTTATTTACTCATTTCTTCCTTATGAGATTTATTTTCTATTTTTAATTTCTCCAAATTTCGGGTGTAAAACGATCAGGGGCAATTCTTGTTTTTAAGTCCATGAATATGTAGTAAGAAATACCAGTAATGATTAATGATTGAACAGCTGAGTAGTACCATGAATAAATGTTTCTATATCTCTCGGATCCAAATTACTTTTCTCAATGACATCAATTACGCCTTGTTCAAAATTTGGAGGGGTAGTATGACTTTTAGCAATGCCGATTCTCCCATCATCATCAACATAGTACTAAGTCCGTAAAGGTACCCCCTATATCTATAGCTACTCTCATAATAACCACCTTTCTCTGATTCATAATGATTCAAAAAAAAAACTGGAGTAATAACGCAAAGAACTACTACTTCTTGTTGTAAAGGATTAATCCAATAGTGTGGTTTCAGTGTTTATTTGCAATAAAAAAGGATAGTGTTTTCACTATCCCAATATAGATAACCCATAATTTACTCCAAATATGTTTCATTAATTATAAAAGAGAGGCATCTTTTAATATTGCAATCAATTCTTGCTTTTTCTCCTCACTTAAAGGACGAGCAGGTGGGAGAACATGAGTGGAAATATCAAGCCCTCTAAGTTTTGTTGCCTCTTTAACTACATTTACAAATGGAGAATCTAACTTATACATAAGAGGCAAGAATGCTAATCTTTTGTGTAACTCAATCGCTTTTTCATAATCCCTATTCTGGAATGCTTGATAGATTCCTACCGTTAATTCAGGTGCAAAGTTTCCACTGGCTGAGATCGAACCATCTCCACCAAGGGAAAGCGTATTTAAAAGGTGATCATCAAAACCTGCTAAAACAGAGAAATGAGGATGTTTGCTTTTTACTTTCAGGATCATTTCTCGAATATGCCCTGCCATATCAACCGTTTCTTTGATACCAACAATATTCGGGTATTTATCTACTAACTTTAACACGATTTCCGGTGTTAAATCTTGGCCTGTCAGATTTGGGAAGTTATAGAGTAAAATCGGTAGTTCCGTGTTTTCGGCGATTTCGCCATAATGAGCCAATAAATTCTCTTCCGTTAATGGCCAATAATATGGATTAATAATCACAACACCGTCTGCTCCGATTTCTTTAGCATGTTGGTTGAGAGCAATGATTTCACGCGTATTGGTTCCACCTGTTCCGATTAAAACGGGTACTCTATCTTTTACATATTCTGTTGCAAATGCAGCAACTTCTTTTCGCTCTTCAAAAGACATCTGGCTAAACTCGCCACCACTACCTAAGAAAAATAATCCATGTACTCCCGAATCAATGAGAAAATCAATTAATTTCCCCATTCCTTGGCGGTCCAATTTTAGGTTTTCGTTAAAGATGGTTGATACTGGTGGGATAATGCCTTTAAAAAGACCATTTTGAACCATTATAATCCCCCTATTTTTTTAAATCTTTTTTTAAGCAAACCACCCAAGCGGAACGGTTACTAGTTCGGGAAATAAAACTAAAAGGAATAAGATAATTACTTCAACAATTAAAAATGGTAATACACCCTTAGAAATTTCAACTAAACTTATCTTACTAATTCCACACCCTACATATAGTACAGTACCAACAGGCGGTGTAATTAACCCTATCGATAAGTTAATAACCACCAATAATCCAAAATAAACGGGATCAATTCCCACTTGAGTAATCACAGGCAATAAAACAGGTGTGAAGATTAAAATTGCTGGAGTTAAGTCCATAACCATACCTACTAATAATAAGAAAATCATAATAATGATCATTAAAATGGTTGGATTAGTTGTAAGCCCTTGCAAGAACTCGGCTAATTCTAAAGGCACTTGAGCAACTGTGATGACATAACCAGAAACTATTGCGGTTGCAGCTAAGAACATAACAACTCCAGTTGTTTTGGTTGCTTCAATAAATACTTTTAGTAAATCTCTTGGTTTCATTTCTCTATAGCCAAAACTAACAATTAATGCATATACTGCAGAAACTACGCCTGCTTCGGTAGGTGTAAAAATACCTCCACGTAATCCAACGATAATGATTAGTGGGAGCAATAATGCCCAAAATGCTCTTTTAAACGCTTTCCATCTTTCTTCTTTTGTTGCTTTTGGCATGGTTTGAGCATTATCTTTCTTAGCTACAAAATACCATACCGTAATTAAACCAGTTGCCAATAAAATTCCAGGAACAATACCTGACATAAACAACTTAGTAATTGAAACTCCACCAATTACTCCAAATAGGATCATCGGAATACTTGGAGGAATAATAGTTCCAAGTATACCTGTTGCAGCTACTAAACCGGATGAACGATTGACATTATAACCTTTTGCTACCATCATTGGGATTAGTATGGCACCTAAAGCTGCAGTATCCGCTACAGCGGATCCAGACAATCCAGCAAATATAACACCTGAGATAATCATTACATAACCTAAGCCGCCACGAATATGACCGACTAACGAACTGGCAAAATCAACGATCCTTTGAGAAATTCCACCAACATTCATGATTTCCCCGGTTAATACAAAGAATGGAATGGCCATTAGCGCAAAACTATTCGCACCATTAATCAAATTCTCAGCAATTATTTGAGTGTCAAAAATACCTAATGCTAACATCATTGCTATGGCACTAAGTAACATTGAGATAGCTATAGGAACACCAATAAGTAAGAAGAAAAATAAACTTCCTAAAAATAACCATATCATTTTATTTCCCCTCCCTTAACTTCACTGTTGAATCCATTTCTGTTTTGACCCAAGGAGGAGGATCTTGATTAAAGAAAACAAAACGAACGGTCTGAACGATGCTTATAGCAATCATAACTACCGCAGCAAATAATCCGGCCCAATAGAGGATATTTATAGGAATTCCTGTTGCAGGTCCCTTAACTAATTTATTTAATTCCATCATTTTCAGTAATCCATCTATAAATAATCCTAAAACAACTACAATTAAAAGATTTGATATAACATATAATATTTTTTGTATAAATAAAGGGAGTTTCGCTGTTAGTAAGTCTACCCCTAAATGGCTTTTATCTTTTAATGCTACCACTGCTCCTAAAAATACAACCCACACAAATGCGAATCGGGCTATCTCTTCCGACCATGTGAGCCCAGAATCAAATCCGTATCGGAGAACAACATTTAGAAAAACGAGAATAACCATAATACTAAGGACCAATACAATAATCGCATTTAAAATGCCATTTAACAATTTTAATAGTTTCTCCATCTCGCCTCACCTCTTAATGGATTGATATTGCCATGGGATTTATTCCCATGGCAATAGTTTATTACTTAGAATTACGAACTTTTTCTACAAACGCTTTTGCCCAATCATATTGTTTATATAGATCTTGATATACGGGGTCCATTGCTTTAACCATTTGCTCTTTAAATTGAGCGTCAGGAACAATGATTTCAAGACCCTTTTCTTTTAAGAACTTTTTAACATCTTCTTCTGATTTTAATAAAAGTTCCCATTCGTAATTTGCAGATTCTTGAGCAGCCTCTTTAATAATTTGTTGTGTTTCTTTATCAAAACTATCAAATAACTTCTTATTCATTAAATAAACGTTTGGACTAAACATGTGATTTGATTCTAATACGTATTTCTGAACTTCATAGAAACCAGAAGCTTTTAATGTTGCGTATGGGTTTTCTTGACCATCAATAACTTTTTGTTCTAATGCAGTAAATACTTCAGATAATGGAAGCGGCTGTACATTAGCGCCTAATGCTTTACCTGTATTAACGAAAATTGGAATGTTTGGCATTCTTAAACGGAAACCTTTGAAATCATCCATTGATTTAATTGGACGATTAGCAGAAATGACTCTGAAACCGTTTACTGTCCATGCTAAAGGTTCTACACCTAATTTACGAAACTCTGTTTCAATTTCGTCTCCAACTTCACCGTTTAATGCTTTTCGTGCATGGTCATAACTCTCAAATAAGAATGGCCACTCGACTGCACCAATCTTTGGATTAGCAGTTTGTAATCCCATACCCGTAATAGCCATTTCAACTGTTCCATTTCGAACACCATTGGTAAATTGCGCCTCATCACCCAGTTGGTTACTTGGGTATATTTCAACAACAACTTTTCCATTTGTCTTTTCTTCAACAATCTTCTTGAATTTTTCTCTTAATGCGACATTTTGAGGATGATCTTCTGCAAAATAGTTTGCAATCTTAATTTTTGTTACACCATCTTTAGAAGTAGCTTGCGTATCATTTGTACCTTGACTGCAAGCAACAGATGTTAACATTAACACAGCAATTAATCCGAATAAAAATAACTTCTTAAGCTTCATCTTTATTTACCCCCCAATTGATGTATAATAAATTAGGTTGCTTTTTTATTTGAACATTACTATGAAGAAATCTTGTTAGGATCCCTCCTTTCAAGTTTGATTTCTTCAAGTAATGTTTTTTTATTTTTCTCTTGCTTTTCTTACCGCTAAAACAAATTTTGAAGCGTTTGACTCTAATTCTTTCAAGTAAGTTTCATCTATCATTTTCTTGGTGTTTACTAAAGAACTTCCAATACCAACGGCTACTCCACCTGCTTTAATGTAATCTGCTACGTTGGTTAAATCTAATCCACCAGTTGGCATTAAAGGAATATGTGGTAATGGACCATGGATATCTTTTAAATACTTTGGTCCAAAAACGTTTGCTGGAAATACTTTGATGATGTCCGCTCCATGTTCGTAAGCGGTAATTATCTCTGTCGGAGTTAATGCACCTGGTATACTAATGACTCCATAGCGTTTTGCCATTTGAATCGTTTCCACATTGACTGTTGGTGAAAAGATAAATTTAGCCCCCGACATAATTGCTACTCTTGCTGTTTCAGGATCAAGAACAGTTCCTGCACCAACGATTAGATCATCTCCAAATTCATCTGAAACTTTTTCAATTAATGTTAATACTTTTGGAGTTTCTACAGTTATCTCTAGAGTTTTTATTCCTCCATCTTTTAAAGCCTTAGCTATTTGTAGAATATTTTCGGGTTTTGCGCCTCGAATAATTGCAACGACCCCATTTTCCATAATTTCTTGTAGTAGCTTCATATTATTTCACCCCTATCTGCTTACATCGTTACTTTTTTCATTGAAAAATGTGAACAACTCGTCTCTATCAGGTAAACCCTCAACGTCCCCATTCACTGTCACTGCAAAAGCTCCTAATGCATTTCCTCTTTTCACTGCTTCATATAGGCTTAGTTCATCTAGTAAACCAGAAATAAATCCTGCAGCAAAACCATCTCCTGCGCCAACGGGGTCAACTACTTTTGCAACAGGAAAACCAGGAACAAATCTATGATCATCATTTGTAAAGTAAAAAGCTCCATCTGCACCTGTTTTGATCACAACAATAGCAGAACCATGTTCAATAAATAACTTCCCTAGCTTTTCTACGTCTTTTTCACCAAACATAAACTCGCCTTCATCAAGACCAGGAAGGACAATATCTGCTTGAGAAGCGATTTTTAGAAAAGTTTCTCTCGCTTTTCCTTCGTCCCATAGTTTTCTTCTTAAATTCGGATCAAACACCACCTTCACGGAATGTTTTTTAGCCATTTCTATTGCTGAAAATATCATTTCGTAGCAACTATCACTCAATGCAGGTGTAATACCTGTGATATGAAGGAATTTAGCACTTGCGATGTATTCCTCATTCAAATCAACCGGGCTTAGCTTACTTGCCGCCGAATTTTTCCGATAATAATAGACTCTAAGATCATTCGCTCTTCTGAATTCTTTGAAATAAAGCCCTGTAGGAGCAGAATCATCAACCTTTACTTGGCTCACATCAACTCCTTCTCCTCTAATAAATGAAACCATTGCTTTACCGAATTCATCTTTCCCTACTCGGCTAATCCAACCGACTTGATGGCCTAATCTAGCTAATCCGATAGCCAAATTGGATTCAGCTCCAGCAAACTTCCGCATAAATTCATTTGCATATCTCATTGGTCCACTAGAATCTGGGGTCATAAGAACCATTGTTTCTCCAACTGTTACTACGTCCATAGTAAGTCACCCTAATTAAAATTAGTTTTGAATTAAATAATTGTAGATAGATTCAGGGATAGGTATTCCGTTTTTCAATCTTTCTTCTTCATTTCGTTGTTCTGGTTCACCAGGCACCATTACTCGAGTAAATCCTTCTGCCGGTTGGGATGCATGAATTTCATTAATCATTTGATCCATATTGCTTAAGAATGATTCTAAGTTCGTAAATACTGCAGGATTAATGGCAGCGACAAAGTGTCCTAGCTTACGCATTTTGTTATATTCTCCGTACATTGGGGTAATGTGTGGGCCAAAAGCTGCCCCTACAAGAATGCCAGAAAAGATATCTACAACCATTGCTAATCCATATCCTTTAGGCCCAGCAAATGGTAATAGTGCACTTACTTTTTCTGGATCCGTTGTTGGCTTACCGTCTTCATCTACTCCCCAATCTGCTGGAATGGATTGCCCAACTTCTCTTGCATGCAAAATCTTTCCAAAAGCCACATTGCTGGTTGCCATATCTAAAATAATAGGTTTGTTCTCTTTAGCTGGGAAACCAAAGGCAATTGGATTTGTTCCAAAAAAGGGTTTTGCTCCACCAAAAGGAACAACCACTTTGTCCGTATGTGTCATTGCAATTCCTATTATATTTTCTTGAGCGGCCTGTTGAACATAATAAGACAATGCACCGCAGTGGCTACTATTAATAACCCCTACCATGCCAACTCCATTTTTCTTTGCCATGTTGATTGCATATTCCATTGCTTCTTTAGCTACGACATGGCCCATTCCGTCGTCTCCATCAAATATTGCTGCTGAAGGTCCTGTTTCTTTCACAGTAAATTTTGGATTTGGATTAATCCCCCCCTCATTGATTCTTTTTACATAATGTTCTGTTCTTAAGACACCGTGTGAATTTACTCCACGCAGATTTGCGTGAACAAGGACATCAGCTACAATACCTGCGTGTTCATTAGGAATACCAGCATTACTTAATTTCTTAACAACAAGATTCTTCAATTCTTCATAGGAAACAATTACATCTGCCATTCTTTCATACACCCTTTCATTCTTTTGTATACATGAATCTAAAAATTAAATTTATTCTAAGTTTGCATGACGTTTTCGCATTTCTTCATTGATTTGTATTTTATTTTGAATTTTATATATAATCAAAGCATCTAAGAGAAGATGAACAGCCTGATCAAACTGATTACCAAGTGGTTGAATCGTATCTGGTTCTTCAGGTTTGCGATATTTTGTTGCAGCAGGTACCTTCAAAATATAATCACTAATTCTAGCAATCTTTGAATCTTGATTTGTTGTAACAAGTCCAACCTTTCCACCGATCTTTTTTAGTTTTTGAACAAATTGATAGATGGTATCCGTTTCTCCAGACCCGGAAATTGCAACTAATAAGTCTTCTTTCTCAATACTTGGTGTAATTGTCTCACCAACCACATAGACTTGATAACCACTATGCATAAGCCTCATTGCAAATGCCTTTGCCATCAATCCTGAGCGTCCTTCACCATAAATGAAAATGCGTTTAGCTTGATCAATTTGCGATATAAAAGTCATCGCTTCTTCTTCATTTATTTTTGATAGGACATTTTTCATTTCGCCTATAATGGTTTCAAGGATTTCCTTTATCATTTATTGAATCAACTCCTTAATTTTTGAAGCGATTTCATTTGGACGCTCTGCCTTAGTGATTGCGCTTCCAACAATCAAAATATTAGGGCGATTATTCTTTATAATCATGGGTATGTTTTTAAGATCTAAACCACCTGCTACTGCGATCTCTATACCTGATAAACCTTCAACTAATTGAAATCTATCTTTTTCAAAAGAGATAGTTTCTTGCATATCCTTTCCTATATGTAAGGAAACTAAATCGACTCCTAAAGCTTTTAACTCTTGTATTCTCTTTTTGTCTTTCACCCCCAGTAGATCGATCATGATTCTTTTATTAAACCTTTTCGCAATATCCAATGCATCTTGAATGGTTTTATCTGAAGAAAATGCCATTATTGTCGTAATATCTGCACCTGCTTCAAAAGCTTGCATGGCTTCATATTTCCCAGCATCACACGTTTTCATATCAGCCACAATTGTTTTTTGGGGATAGGCTTCTCTCATCTTGCGTACAATCGACATTCCGTATTCTTTAATGACTCCTGTACCAACTTCTATCCAATCTATGTAGTCGCTTGTTCGCCGAACTATATCAAAACATTGCTCTTTTGTTAGCCGGTCTAAAGCCAGCTGAATCTTCATCTTTCAACAACTTCCTTTTCCCCTAAGAATGCTAAAACATCTTCATAATAAGGGAGACCTTCATTATCACCAGATACACTTACAACCATTGCACCAATTGCATTTGCAAAACGAAGAGAGCGGTTTAAATCCCATCCATTTAAAACTCCATAGATAAAACCTGCATCAAATCCATCTCCTGCACCGACAGTATCAACAACTTTACGCGGTTTAATGGCTTCGGCTTCAAAATATTCATCAAGATAAGAACCTATAGATCCTTTTTCACCCTGTTTAATTACAACGTACTTTGCCCCAAATGATTTAAATTTCTTTATCACTTGCTTATGATCTGTTTCTCCCAATAAAATATCAGCCTCTTCTTCTCCTGTTAAAACAATATCAACATAGGGAAGAAATTGTAGTAATGATTCCTTTGCCTTTTCTTTACTCCAAAGTTTTAATCGGATATTAGGATCAAAAGAGATAAGTAAGCCATTTTGTTTCGCTAAAGTAATTGCTTTCATAATGACTTGAAAATTTTGCCCCCCGATTGCCGGAAAAACTCCAGTTACATGTAAAAGTTTAGCTTGCTTAATATAATCTTCATCTAATTGCTCTGGAGTAAGTGTAAAGGTTGGAGAATCGTTACGATAATAAAAAGTACGACCACTACCATCTTCCATGATTTCTTTAAAATTTAAAGACGTTGGGTAACCATCTACTAATTTTACTTGGGAAACATCTATCCCCTCGCCACGAACATAATTGTAGATATAACGACCAAATTCATCATTACCTAAACGACTAATCCAACCCGTTTTAAGCCCCAACCTTGCACAACCAATGGCAAAATTTAATTCAGCACCACCTACTTTTTTTATATATTTTTCAACAAATCTCATTGGTCCCGTAGTTACGGGATTAAATGTGATCATTCCATCGCCAATTGTAATCACATCCATATTCTAATTCCCCTCTTTCTTTTCTATTTACTTTTAAATTAACAGGAACTTCGAATGATAAGTTTTGGCTCAAAACGATGGATTTTTACTTCTATTGATCTTTCTTGATCTTCTATTTTTTCTAATAGAAGCTGTGCCGCTTTTTTCCCCATTTCAAAAGTAGGTTGTGAGATTGTTGTTAAGGGTGGATCAAATATATTTGCAAATGGAACTTCATCGATACCAATAATGGCCAAATCTTGAGGTATTATTAAACTGTTTTCTTTTACATAGTTTAATACCTCCATTAGAACTAAATCGTTCCCTACTAATAATGCAGTTGGAGGTTCCTTGAGACGAAACATTTCTGACAAACCGTCTTTTATTTTTGCGACTTCTAAACCCTTAATATATTCATGATTCACAGGTAGATTATGAGCTTTCAAAGCTGTAATAAAACCTTTTATTCTTTCTACCCGGGGCGTTATATTTCGAATTAATGAAGTCGTAATCATACCAATTCTTTGATGACCTTTTTTTACAAAATGTTCAACAGCTAGATATGAAGCCCTTTCATTATTTAATAGAACTGAATCTACATTTACTTGTTCAACAATTCGGTCAACAAAAACGATTGGGTATCTTTCTTGTATCATTGCTTGATATAGATCTATGTTTCCTCCTGTTGGAAAAACAATTAATCCATCAACTTGTTTCGCTCTTAACATTTTTATATAATTAGCCTCTTTTGCCGGGTCATCATCAGCATTACATACGATAACATGTATGTCATGCTCTCTACATGTATCTTCGATAGAGCGA
This region of Tepidibacillus fermentans genomic DNA includes:
- a CDS encoding methionine ABC transporter permease; this encodes MWLEPSEWTQLFEAALETLYMVGISGLFTVILGIPLGIFLVLTDKGQLLENRILNIILSVIVNVFRSIPFIILMVLLIPFTRKIVGTPIGSTAATVPLIVGAAPFFARLVETSLREVNKGVIEAALSMGANIRQIIFKVYLPEAMPSILSGITVTLVALISYSAMAGVLGGGGLGNMAIIYGYQLYNTPVMLVTTAVILLLVQLVQTLGDHISKRIDKK
- a CDS encoding methionine ABC transporter ATP-binding protein, giving the protein MIRLHKVKKVYNGNKEEVVALKEINLEIEKGEIYGIIGYSGAGKSTLIRLINMLEEPTEGEIWVDGRQMNRLSQKELRKARQEVGMIFQHFNLLWSRTVFENIAFPLEIAGVPKEEINQRVNELIDLVGLTERANAYPSELSGGQKQRVGIARALANRPKVLLSDEATSALDPKTTDSILELLQEINRKMGITIILITHEMHVIQKICHKVAVIDQGEIVEEGPVLEVFTHPKQQITKEFVKQVTEHMDTEETIRQIPLEKGSYILKCKFVGENANQPIISRWVKTLDVEANILEGNIQYVQGSSYGSLYIQVKTTVDKLNESIQFLSNCGVEVEVVENVVGTK
- a CDS encoding dihydrodipicolinate synthase family protein: MVQNGLFKGIIPPVSTIFNENLKLDRQGMGKLIDFLIDSGVHGLFFLGSGGEFSQMSFEERKEVAAFATEYVKDRVPVLIGTGGTNTREIIALNQHAKEIGADGVVIINPYYWPLTEENLLAHYGEIAENTELPILLYNFPNLTGQDLTPEIVLKLVDKYPNIVGIKETVDMAGHIREMILKVKSKHPHFSVLAGFDDHLLNTLSLGGDGSISASGNFAPELTVGIYQAFQNRDYEKAIELHKRLAFLPLMYKLDSPFVNVVKEATKLRGLDISTHVLPPARPLSEEKKQELIAILKDASLL
- a CDS encoding TRAP transporter large permease, whose translation is MIWLFLGSLFFFLLIGVPIAISMLLSAIAMMLALGIFDTQIIAENLINGANSFALMAIPFFVLTGEIMNVGGISQRIVDFASSLVGHIRGGLGYVMIISGVIFAGLSGSAVADTAALGAILIPMMVAKGYNVNRSSGLVAATGILGTIIPPSIPMILFGVIGGVSITKLFMSGIVPGILLATGLITVWYFVAKKDNAQTMPKATKEERWKAFKRAFWALLLPLIIIVGLRGGIFTPTEAGVVSAVYALIVSFGYREMKPRDLLKVFIEATKTTGVVMFLAATAIVSGYVITVAQVPLELAEFLQGLTTNPTILMIIIMIFLLLVGMVMDLTPAILIFTPVLLPVITQVGIDPVYFGLLVVINLSIGLITPPVGTVLYVGCGISKISLVEISKGVLPFLIVEVIILFLLVLFPELVTVPLGWFA
- a CDS encoding TRAP transporter small permease; translation: MEKLLKLLNGILNAIIVLVLSIMVILVFLNVVLRYGFDSGLTWSEEIARFAFVWVVFLGAVVALKDKSHLGVDLLTAKLPLFIQKILYVISNLLIVVVLGLFIDGLLKMMELNKLVKGPATGIPINILYWAGLFAAVVMIAISIVQTVRFVFFNQDPPPWVKTEMDSTVKLREGK
- a CDS encoding TRAP transporter substrate-binding protein, producing the protein MKLKKLFLFGLIAVLMLTSVACSQGTNDTQATSKDGVTKIKIANYFAEDHPQNVALREKFKKIVEEKTNGKVVVEIYPSNQLGDEAQFTNGVRNGTVEMAITGMGLQTANPKIGAVEWPFLFESYDHARKALNGEVGDEIETEFRKLGVEPLAWTVNGFRVISANRPIKSMDDFKGFRLRMPNIPIFVNTGKALGANVQPLPLSEVFTALEQKVIDGQENPYATLKASGFYEVQKYVLESNHMFSPNVYLMNKKLFDSFDKETQQIIKEAAQESANYEWELLLKSEEDVKKFLKEKGLEIIVPDAQFKEQMVKAMDPVYQDLYKQYDWAKAFVEKVRNSK
- a CDS encoding bifunctional 4-hydroxy-2-oxoglutarate aldolase/2-dehydro-3-deoxy-phosphogluconate aldolase, translating into MKLLQEIMENGVVAIIRGAKPENILQIAKALKDGGIKTLEITVETPKVLTLIEKVSDEFGDDLIVGAGTVLDPETARVAIMSGAKFIFSPTVNVETIQMAKRYGVISIPGALTPTEIITAYEHGADIIKVFPANVFGPKYLKDIHGPLPHIPLMPTGGLDLTNVADYIKAGGVAVGIGSSLVNTKKMIDETYLKELESNASKFVLAVRKAREK